In a single window of the Solea solea chromosome 14, fSolSol10.1, whole genome shotgun sequence genome:
- the c1qtnf2 gene encoding complement C1q tumor necrosis factor-related protein 2, with translation MFMGHHFSTVTIMLQICVLCWLLSVVDPQSTNSSFKKGRNITIHSSQLICSLPGPVGPAGNPGVPGSPGAMGPMGPPGKDGPDGKDGEKGERGNRGNPGRTGNQGKPGIKGREGVIGKAGPRGLKGLRGIPGLAGKRGPKGEGGDTGREGAPGGCNCDSAARSAFSVAMTKSYPKEKRPIRFGRILLNEGNHYNATSGKFVCVIPGVYYFSYDITLASKHLAIGLVHNGQYKIKTFDANTGNHDVASGSTVLQLQRRDQVWLQIFYSEQNGLFFDPFWTDSTFTGFLIYADRDFLNEADRKANAKDDSLLKPAPAVEQVLTLGGSQ, from the exons ATGTTCATGGGTCATCATTTTTCTACTG TGACCATCATGCTCCAGATTTGTGTGCTGTGCTGGTTGTTGTCAGTTGTCGACCCCCAGTCAACAAACTCCTCATTTAAGAAAGGTCGCAACATCACGATTCACTCATCTCAGCTGATCTGCAGTCTGCCCGGTCCAGTGGGGCCTGCGGGGAACCCAGGAGTCCCCGGATCGCCTGGGGCCATGGGACCAATGGGGCCGCCGGGGAAGGATGGCCCAGACGGAAAGGACGGAGAGAAGGGAGAAAGGGGAAATAGAG GTAATCCAGGAAGGACTGGGAACCAAGGCAAACCCGGGATTAAAGGCCGCGAAGGAGTTATCGGCAAGGCTGGACCTCGAGGTCTGAAGGGCCTGCGTGGGATACCGGGATTAGCTGGAAAACGGGGGCCAAAGGGAGAGGGGGGTGATACAGGCCGTGAAGGGGCGCCTGGAGGCTGCAACTGTGACAGTGCAGCCCGTTCTGCCTTCTCTGTGGCGATGACAAAGAGCTACCCTAAAGAGAAAAGGCCCATCCGCTTCGGCCGCATCCTGTTGAATGAGGGGAATCACTACAATGCCACCAGTGGGAAGTTTGTGTGCGTTATTCCTGGAGTCTACTATTTCTCTTATGACATCACTCTTGCAAGTAAACATCTGGCCATAGGGCTGGTGCACAATGGACAGTACAAGATCAAGACATTTGATGCAAACACAGGAAACCACGATGTGGCGTCTGGCTCTACAGTTCTCCAGCTGCAGCGGAGAGACCAGGTCTGGCTGCAGATCTTTTACTCTGAGCAGAATGGACTCTTCTTTGACCCTTTCTGGACAGACAGcaccttcactggcttccttaTCTATGCCGACAGGGACTTTCTCAATGAGGCTGACAGGAAAGCAAATGCTAAGGATGACTCACTCCTGAAACCTGCTCCTGCCGTTGAACAAGTTCTGACACTAGGGGGCAGTCAATGA